The DNA sequence CCTCAGAGCGGGGAATTGGGTTTATCGGAATTTTCCGCCTCGCATCATGGGGACGATAGGATTCGCTACTTGGCCTTCACCGCCAAAGAAGCATAGCTCACGCCTTCGCCGTTCTCGTCGCTGACCGGAAGTCCCAGGTCCTTCCAGCCCGGCTGCGGCTCGCCCGTCTCGGGATTGCGGCCGCCGCCGAAGCCCCCGTAGACGTTGTAGAGCTGGGTGAAGCCCCGCTGGGCGAGGATATCGCAGGCCTTCTGCGAGCGGCCGCCCGCGAGGCAGCCGACGATCAGTTTGCGGTCCTTCGGCAGCACCGCCACCGCGACCTTTTGGAAATCGGCGTTGGGCTCCATGCCATAGGCGCCCTTGTGCATGATGGGCAGGTTGATCGCGCGGATCGGGTGGCCGGCGGTGAATTCGGGGATCGAACGAACGTCGACGTAGATCGCCTCGGGGTCCTGGTCGAGGAGGTCTTTGGCTTCTTGGGGGTTGATCTGTTGGATGGGCATGGGGCTTCCTATCATCAGGTTTAAGCAAAATATTTGGCTATGTCGCGGAATCCGTAGGGGCCGTTCGCGAACGGCCCCTACA is a window from the Deltaproteobacteria bacterium PRO3 genome containing:
- a CDS encoding rhodanese-like domain-containing protein is translated as MPIQQINPQEAKDLLDQDPEAIYVDVRSIPEFTAGHPIRAINLPIMHKGAYGMEPNADFQKVAVAVLPKDRKLIVGCLAGGRSQKACDILAQRGFTQLYNVYGGFGGGRNPETGEPQPGWKDLGLPVSDENGEGVSYASLAVKAK